The genomic stretch CCTGTGCACTACCAGGCTTGCGTTTAGTCTGCAAGGAACGAAGTAGATTGCTGAGGGTTGTTTTCCCTGTTCCGTTCCAACCATAAAACAGATTGTATCGGGCAAAGTCGGGAAGATCGGATGGCCACTTGAAGTCACGGAATATTCCGAGGTTTTTAATATCCGTGATTCGTGTGATCATAGTCATTGTTTATCTCCAGACACTGTCTCAAGACTATTAACACGAACTTCGCCGGACATCAGTTTCGGCAACAGGGCGTCGCGGATGGCGGCGAGGGTCTGGGATTCGTGAATATTCGATATGATCTTTTCTGTCATTGGGGTTATGAACTTGCTGAAGGCTTCGGCCAATTCTGTCGGTGGTAACACTGTTTCGTAATTCGACATATCCGTCCAGTTAGTACGGGGCATCTTTGTTCCCGTGGACGCCATGTCTGTATATCCAACGAACTCATCGCTGGTGATGATCTCTAATGTATATCCGAACCATTCTGGCTTCTTGGGTACAACTACAAGTATATCTGTCGAGCAAACCCCATCTACTGCAGCAATACCGACTTTATGGAAGTAGGGTCTGAGTTTTCCAAACAACAGGTCGCCCTTATTGAAGGCGTACTTATTGCTTGTAACGCTTTCAGACAAACCCCATTCGGCTAATGATATACATCTGCGTGGCATGTGCTCCAGTCCGATGTAATGGGAATAGTCCTCAAGCTGATGCGGCTTTACGCTAACCTTCTTGTTCTTCGCAATATCGCCGAGACATCCCAGGGTCCAGTCCTTGGGAATCTTGCCGATGGGTGAGTCCTGGAATGAGGCGGGGAAAAGTGCGGCGGTGTCGGCGTCCATGCCGAACGGTTTGCGGCCTTCGGCTTTGGCGCGTACCGGGTCGAAGTCCACGAACCACGACTTGAAGATCGCCCGCGCCATCTCCTCCAGCGTCTCGTTCATCGCACGGTTTAATTCAATCTTGTCGTCGAGCGTGCCGAGGATGTGCGCTATTGATCTTTGTATAGAGACTTCCGGGCAGGGTATCTCGAATGATTCGATCATTCCTTTTGTCAGAGCATTACGTGTCCCACCTGAACCGGCCCAGGATAGCATCAAGTCCTGCATCGGGGCAGAGACTAAAAAGTACCTTAAGTATCTTGGATCGAGTTTGTGGCTATCTGGTCGGATAATTGCGACATGTTGATTCACTCGTGCGGGCAATGTATTGATATTAACCTGGCAACATCTGGCAACGGAATCTCCCGTTATGTTTAGCAGAACATCGTCTTTTTCTACTGCCACATTAGATAACTGTGAAGCGTGCTTTTCTGTGATATACGCCAGCCCCTCATTCTTAAAGCCGTCATTATAAACATTCTGGCTTCTGATAAGTACAATCTCACCATGGTCAAGATACACTTCTTTTCCACCACGGGGTGTTGCCCCGCTACCAATCTTGAGGCATACAGTTCCCAGTTTTATATGCTTAAAGTTACTATTCAATATTCATGTCCACTTTCAAGTTCTTATGTATTGCTTCCTCCAGAGTTGCTGATTCTGCAAACTGTTTGTTTAGTCTTTGTGTCAGCCGCTTCATCTTCTCCTCGAATAGCACACAATCATCTTTCCCGTCACTTCCGGTCTTTCCTGAAACCGATCTTGGGCTGGTCTTTTTCCGGCGGGATCATGAGTTGCCGGATGGCTTCGAACACGGTCTGGAACTGGGAGTCGTACTTCTTCTCAAGATTGTCGAGTTTGCGGGCCAGCGCTTCGTGGGATTCCAGCAGCCTTCTCAACCGGACAAACGCGCGTACTACCTGAATACTGGCGTTTACCGCGATATCGCTGTTCAGAACGCTTGCCAGCATGACCGCGCCGTGCTCGGTGAAGGCGTATGGCGGCGTTCTGCGCTTTGTCAGGTTTGTGGTCGCAATCTGCGACCTCAAACTTTCGAACTCCGCATCGGTGAGTTGAAACATGAAGTCGCCGGGGAACCTGTCGATGTTCCTTTTCACCTGCTCGTTCAGGCGTTTGGTGGTGACGCCGTACAGTTCCGCGAGATCCATATCGAGCATTACCTTCTGACCACGGATTACAAGAATCGAGCGTTCGATGCGCTCGGCGGGGATAAGCTCTTTACTTTTTGCCATAGCCTGTCTCCATGAGGTTCTTTGTTATCGCCTTCTCCAGCTTTCCCGATTCCGCGAACTGTTCATGCAGCTTCCCAGTCAGCCGCTTCATCTTCTCCTCGAATGGTTCATCGTCTCCATTATCAATATCCTCAGCGCCCACATATCGGCCTGGAGTAAGAATGTGGCCGTGTTTACGGATGTCATCCAACGTTGCGCTCATGCAGAAACCGGGAACGTCTTCATACTTTCCGGCTCCATCATCGCCGCGCCATGCGTGATATGTTTTCGCAATCATTGCGGTGTCTTCATCTTTGAATTCCTTGTGGACCCTATCAATCATGCTGCCGAGTTTCCGGGCGTCGATGAACAGAGTTTCGCCGCGCCGGTCTCGGAATCGTCCGTTTTTCTTATCGCGTGCTATAAACCAGAGACAGGCGGGAATGGGAGTGGAATAGAATAATTGGCCGGGCAGCGACACCATGCAGTCCACGAGGTCGGCTTCGATGATGTTTTTCCTGATCTCGCCTTCGCCGGACTGGTTGGATGACATGCTGCCGTTGGCGAGCACGAACCCGGCCAGGCCGTTCGGGGCCAGGTGGTGTATGAAGTGCTGCACCCAGGCGTAGTTGGCGTTTCCTTCCGGGGGGACGCCGTACTTCCAGCGGGCGTCGTTGCGGAGCCTGTCGCCGCCCCAGTCGCTGTCATTGAACGGGGGATTCGCGAGTATGTAGTCGGCCTTCAGGTCTTTGTGCAGGTCGTTGTGGTAGCTGTTGGCGTTTTCCGGGCCGAGATTGTTTTCGATGCCACGGATGGCAAGGTTCATCCGGGCAAGGCGCCACGTTGTGGGATTGGATTCCTGGCCGTACACGCTGATGTCGCCGACGCGCCCGCCGTGGGCTGTGACAAACTTTTCACTTTGCACGAACATACCGCCTGATCCGCAGCAGGGGTCGTAAACGCGGCCCTTGTACGGGGCCAGCATCTCGACCAGTACCTGGACCACGCAGCGGGGCGTGTAGAACTGCCCGCCTTTTTTCCCTTCGGCCCCGGCGAACTGTGACAGGAAGTATTCATACACCCGTCCGAGAATATCTTTGGAGCGGTTTTCCTTGTCGCCCAGGCCGATGGTGCCGATGAGGTCAATGAGTTCTCCGAGCCGCTGCTTGTCGAGGGCGGGCCGGGCGTAATCCTTCGGCAGCACGCCTTTCAGGGTTGGGTTCTCTTTTTCAATGGCCACCATGGCGTCATCTATGAGTTTGCCGATGGTGGATTGTTTTGCGTTGGCCTGAAGGAACGGCCAGCGGGCCTCCTTCGGCACCCAGAATATGTTTTCCGCTGCGTATTCGTCACGGTCTTCAACTACGTGATACCGGGCGGTTTCTTCCTTTACAAACCAGTCGCTGGACGGGTCGGCGGTCCAGAGTTCCAGTTGCTCTTTGCGCTCCTCGAAAGCATCCGATATGTACTTGAGGAATATCAGGCCGAGAACGACATGCTTGTACTCGGCGGCATCCATATTATTGCGCATCTTATCAGCGGCAGCCCACAAGGTCGCCTCGAATCCGAGGTTCGCCCCGGAGCCGCTACCGGAATTCTTCTTCTTACGAGCCATTGGTCAGCCTTTCCGCTCTTGAAACAATTATTCGGCAGTTACAATTACATCACTGTGATATTATGAGAACAGCTATTCTCTACTGCTCAACAATTATATCCGAGCGATTGGAAGTAGAGCAAGGTTCGACGGTTAGAAACCGGGTGTTCTCACATCAGCAACGGAGATATAGGTGTCGTTGCGCCTGCGCACCCCACACAAAAACCGGCCGGGGTTTTCGGCCCCGACCGGCTTGTATTCTGCGTATTGGTGAGGGCGGGAATCACCCACTTTTCGCTATATTAATACTACGTCGTACCGGCGTCCTCATCCTGACCGGTACAAAGCTCAGTAACAG from Candidatus Zixiibacteriota bacterium encodes the following:
- a CDS encoding restriction endonuclease subunit S, coding for MNSNFKHIKLGTVCLKIGSGATPRGGKEVYLDHGEIVLIRSQNVYNDGFKNEGLAYITEKHASQLSNVAVEKDDVLLNITGDSVARCCQVNINTLPARVNQHVAIIRPDSHKLDPRYLRYFLVSAPMQDLMLSWAGSGGTRNALTKGMIESFEIPCPEVSIQRSIAHILGTLDDKIELNRAMNETLEEMARAIFKSWFVDFDPVRAKAEGRKPFGMDADTAALFPASFQDSPIGKIPKDWTLGCLGDIAKNKKVSVKPHQLEDYSHYIGLEHMPRRCISLAEWGLSESVTSNKYAFNKGDLLFGKLRPYFHKVGIAAVDGVCSTDILVVVPKKPEWFGYTLEIITSDEFVGYTDMASTGTKMPRTNWTDMSNYETVLPPTELAEAFSKFITPMTEKIISNIHESQTLAAIRDALLPKLMSGEVRVNSLETVSGDKQ
- a CDS encoding ORF6N domain-containing protein, translated to MAKSKELIPAERIERSILVIRGQKVMLDMDLAELYGVTTKRLNEQVKRNIDRFPGDFMFQLTDAEFESLRSQIATTNLTKRRTPPYAFTEHGAVMLASVLNSDIAVNASIQVVRAFVRLRRLLESHEALARKLDNLEKKYDSQFQTVFEAIRQLMIPPEKDQPKIGFRKDRK
- a CDS encoding class I SAM-dependent DNA methyltransferase; this translates as MARKKKNSGSGSGANLGFEATLWAAADKMRNNMDAAEYKHVVLGLIFLKYISDAFEERKEQLELWTADPSSDWFVKEETARYHVVEDRDEYAAENIFWVPKEARWPFLQANAKQSTIGKLIDDAMVAIEKENPTLKGVLPKDYARPALDKQRLGELIDLIGTIGLGDKENRSKDILGRVYEYFLSQFAGAEGKKGGQFYTPRCVVQVLVEMLAPYKGRVYDPCCGSGGMFVQSEKFVTAHGGRVGDISVYGQESNPTTWRLARMNLAIRGIENNLGPENANSYHNDLHKDLKADYILANPPFNDSDWGGDRLRNDARWKYGVPPEGNANYAWVQHFIHHLAPNGLAGFVLANGSMSSNQSGEGEIRKNIIEADLVDCMVSLPGQLFYSTPIPACLWFIARDKKNGRFRDRRGETLFIDARKLGSMIDRVHKEFKDEDTAMIAKTYHAWRGDDGAGKYEDVPGFCMSATLDDIRKHGHILTPGRYVGAEDIDNGDDEPFEEKMKRLTGKLHEQFAESGKLEKAITKNLMETGYGKK